In a single window of the Magnolia sinica isolate HGM2019 chromosome 7, MsV1, whole genome shotgun sequence genome:
- the LOC131252189 gene encoding uncharacterized protein LOC131252189, which produces MSEERACVDAMAERSTTKECCLCGDIGFSNSLLPCPSCGFRFQHTYCSGSYPKIDMETWRCEWCLHDEAKKGGKAFKFLVEIPESSLPEREEDQSPSNPNDEKRIRRRRESRDYDKRRGNPKRPKSFDRCRRLNCNSSSSPRVIGRRYKLLADVLC; this is translated from the exons ATGAGTGAGGAGAGAGCGTGTGTAGATGCCATGGCTGAAAGATCAACGACGAAAGAGTGCTGCCTCTGTGGAGATATCGGCTTCTCCAACTCACTTCTTCCCTGCCCTTCATGTGGTTTCAGATTCCAGCACac GTACTGCAGTGGGTCGTACCCGAAGATAGACATGGAGACATGGCGGTGCGAGTGGTGCCTTCACGACGAAGCAAAGAAAGGAGGGAAGGCTTTCAAGTTCCTAGTCGAGATACCAGAGTCGTCGCTGCCCGAACGAGAAGAAGATCAATCTCCCTCAAACCCTAATGACGAAAAGAGGATCCGCCGGAGGAGAGAGTCGAGAGACTATGACAAGCGCCGCGGAAATCCCAAGCGCCCCAAGTCCTTTGATCGATGTCGCCGCCTCAACTGCAATTCCTCGTCTTCCCCTCGCGTTATCGGCCGTCGTTACAAACTCCTCGCCGATGTTCTCTGCtga